One part of the Epinephelus fuscoguttatus linkage group LG12, E.fuscoguttatus.final_Chr_v1 genome encodes these proteins:
- the LOC125898624 gene encoding LOW QUALITY PROTEIN: olfactory receptor 2A12-like (The sequence of the model RefSeq protein was modified relative to this genomic sequence to represent the inferred CDS: deleted 1 base in 1 codon), with the protein MTAWRPLAVLEYRPFCDSPEPPDGQSAPALHCISTLCASCLPQNLYKTERLLPRGSHCQGSQVSMFQVDENYTRVSEFIIVGFPSLQPGYFDLVAWFFFFLYVTTVAGNLLLVVVFALEHTLQKPMYIVMVSLALSDTGFATVALPKLIARYWWNDGSLGFHTCLFQEHMIHYFGSLNSLILLTMALDRYLAICFPLRYPMRMTNRTMTGLTLFCWMVAHIFPGISTINFAMMPFCGPNQIIHAFCDTMSLTALVCGDPSRQFSAAFAGAMFILYVPLAFIIFSYICIVISVLRMASGQGRMKTFSTCATQGCIISIYYIPRFFVYSTPFFPNLTMTPDKRIATTLLYSLFPPLINPFIYCLRTKEIRQIFTRWVQRRKCIRPMKQGQVVAA; encoded by the exons ATGACTGCGTGGCGGCCGCTGGCCGTCCTGGAGTACCGGCcgttctgtgattctccagaacctccagatggccagtccgcccctgcTTTACA TTGTATCAGCACACTTTGCGCTTCCTGCCTGCCACAAAATCTTTATAAAACTGAGAGGCTGCTGCCC CGTGGGTCACACTGTCAAGGCAGTCAGGTGAG TATGTTTCAGGTGGATGAGAACTACACCCGAGTGTCAGAGTTTATCATTGTGGGCTTCCCAAGTCTCCAGCCGGGGTATTTTGACCTGGTGGCGtggttcttcttcttcctctatgTGACCACAGTGGCAGGCAACCttctgctggtggtggtgtttgCTTTGGAGCACACTCTCCAGAAGCCCATGTACATCGTCATGGTCAGCCTGGCCCTCTCAGACACTG GCTTTGCCACAGTGGCTTTACCCAAACTAATCGCTCGCTACTGGTGGAATGATGGGAGTCTTGGCTTTCACACTTGCCTCTTCCAAGAGCACATGATCCACTATTTTGGCTCCTTGAACTCCCTCATTTTACTGACCATGGCCCTGGACCGATATCTGGCCATCTGCTTTCCCCTtag ATATCCGATGCGGATGACAAACCGAACCATGACAGGCCTCACGCTCTTCTGCTGGATGGTTGCACACATCTTTCCTGGCATCAGCACCATCAACTTTGCCATGATGCCGTTTTGCGGGCCCAACCAAATCATACATGCCTTCTGTGACACCATGTCTCTCACGGCTCTAGTGTGCGGGGACCCCAGCCGACAATTCAGCGCCGCCTTTGCCGGGGCCATGTTCATCCTTTATGTTCCTTTAGCCTTCATCATCTTTTCCTACATTTGCATCGTCATCTCAGTATTGCGAATGGCCAGTGGACAG GGCAGAATGAAGACCTTCTCTACCTGTGCCACTCAGGGCTGTATCATCTCTATCTACTACATACCACGTTTCTTCGTCTACTCCACACCTTTCTTCCCTAATCTGACAATGACCCCTGACAAGCGTATAGCCACCACCCTCCTCTACAGTCTTTTCCCTCCACTCATCAACCCATTCATCTACTGTCTGAGAACCAAGGAGATCAGGCAAATATTCACACGCTGGGTCCAGAGACGAAAGTGCATTAGGCCTATGAAGCAAGGCCAAGTTGTCGCTGCCTGA